Part of the Streptomyces sp. WMMC500 genome is shown below.
GATCTGCCGCGGCAGGTTGGTGCCCGGCGAGCAGTTGGCGTAGTGGCAGCCGAGGTAGACCGACGGATACGACTTCGGAGCGCCGTCGGTGGGGGCGCTGCCGTCGGCTCGCGTGATCCGGAAACCGCTGTCAGTGGTGGTGATGCACTGCGGCTGATCCGTTCCCCAGGCGTTGTTCTGGACCACGTACTTGTTCTGGATCGTGGTGGTTCCGTACTTCTCGCAGATCTCCGCCAGGGGGACCGGTGCCCGGGCGGCCGGGGACGCCTGGGAGGCCGCCGGGAGGGCGGCCGGTGACCCGAGCGCGAGGAGCAGCGCGACTCCCAGGACGTGTGTGCGGGGCTTCCTGATTCTCATCCGGTGGCTCCTTCGGGTGGGAGGTATGGGAGCGCTCCCAGTTCGCCGGAGACCCTAGGGGGCGCCGAGGCGGTTGGCAAGACGGGGGCGTGGCCGGACGGTTCGCCGGCCCTCTCCGCCCGGGACGTCACCCGCCGCCCGGGGCCGCCGCCCGGGCGTGCTATAAAAATGGCAATCATTATCGATAACGACTTCCAGGCGGAGGAGTGCACGTGCGCGACGCAGGTCGATGGGGTTGCGGCGGTCCGGTGACCGGCCGGCTCCGGCTCGTTCGGAGAGCCCGTCGCCATGGCAGGTGACGGCTTGACGAGCACGGCGGCAGCGGATGCCGAGGCCGCGTTGCGCGGTGACGGCGCGTCCGGGGGGCCGGATCTCGAAGGGCCCCTGCGGGGCCGGGGCCGGCCGGCGTCCCGAACCGGCCTGGCGGTCGCGTGTGCCGTCCTGCTCGGTGCGCTGCTCGTGTCCGTGGTCGTGGCCATCGGCCTGGGGCCCGCGACGGTCACGCCCGGCGAGACCGGCCGGTACCTGTGGGCGGCACTCGTCGGCGGGCGCGTCGAGGCCGAGGAGGTGACGACGTACCAGATCGTCTGGCAGATCCGCACCCCCCGGGTGCTGCTCGCGGCGCTGGTGGGAGCCGGGCTCGCCGCCATGGGCGTCGCCGTCCAGGCGCTGGTGCGCAACGCGTTGGCCGACCCGTTCATCCTCGGGGTCTCGTCGGGAGCGTCGGTGGGGGCCGTGGCCGTCTCGGTCACCGGCGGTCTTGCCGCGCTCGGCATCTATGCCGTCTCCGCCGGCGCCTTCCTCGGCGCCCTGGCCGCATCCGTGTTGGTGTACGCCGCCGCCGTCGGCCGCGGTGGCGCGCTGGCCCCGCTGCGCCTGGTGCTGACCGGCGTGGCGATGGCGCTCGGCTTCCAGGCCGTGATGAGCGTGATCGTCTACTTCGCCCCGGACAGCGAGGCCACGGCGACCGTCCTGTACTGGACCATGGGCAGCTTCGGCGCGGCCACCTGGGGCGCGCTGCCGGTGGTGGCCGCCGCCGTGCTGCTGGGCGTGCTCGTGCTCTACCGCAGCGGCCGGACGCTGGACGTGCTCGCGCTGGGGGACGAGAGCGCGGCGAGCCTGGGCGTCAGTCCCGACCGGTGTCGCCGGGTGCTGCTGGTGCTGGTCGCGCTGGTGACCGGAGTCATGGTGGCGGTCAGCGGCGCGATCGCGTTCGTCGGGCTGGTCATGCCCCACGTGGTGCGGATGGTCGTCGGCGCCTCGCACGCCCGGGTGCTGGCCGTCGCGCCCCTGGCCGGGGCGGTGTTCATGGTCTGGGCGGACCTGGTCGCGCGGACGCTGGTGGCGCCCCGTGAGCTGCCGCTGGGCGTGATCACCGCGCTCGTCGGAGTGCCGGTGTTCATCGTCCTGATGCGCCGCAAGGGCTACGTGTTCGGGGGGAGCTGACGATGGAGCTGAAGCTGGACGGGCTCTCGGTGGTCACCGACGGCAGGAGTCTGGTGCACGAGCTGTCCCTGACCGCCCGCGACGGCGAGGTCGTGGGCCTGGTCGGTCCCAACGGCAGCGGCAAGTCCACGGCGCTGAAGTGCGTCTACCGGGCGCTGCGCCCCACCTCCGGCGTCGTACGCGTGGGCGGGGACGATCTGACGAAACTTGCGATGAGGCGTGGCGCCCGGCTGGTCGCCGCCACCACCCAGGACGGCGCCGTCGAGCTGGACTTCACCGTCGCCGAGGTCGTCGCTCTCGGCCGCACCCCGCACCTGCGGGGCAACCAGCCGCTCAGCCGTCGCGAACGCGAGCTGTGTGACCGCGCGATGACCCGGTTCGACGTCCGCCACCTCTCCGGACGCAGCGTGCTGACCCTCTCCGGCGGGGAGCGGCAGCGCGTCCTGCTGGCCCGGGCTCTCGTGCAGGAGCCGAAGGTCCTGGTCCTGGACGAGCCGACCAACCACCTGGACGTCCGCCACCAGGTCGAGCTGCTGTCGTACCTGAAGGGCTCCGGGCTCACCGTGCTCGTCGTGCTGCACGACCTCAACCTCGCCGCCCTGGCCTGCGACCGCCTCGGCGTGCTCTCCGAGGGGCGGCTCGTGGCCGCCGGGCCGCCCGCGGACGTGCTGACCGCGGAGCTGGCCGCGGCCGTCTTCGGCATCTCCGCCGACGTCGTCCCGCATCCGCGCACCGGCGCTCCGCAACTGCTCCACTCGCTCGATCTCCCCGTTGTGAAAGGCGGCGTCCCGTCATGTCCGTAACCCTGCCCCGCACGTCCCGCACCGTGCTCGGCCCCGCCCTCGCCGGCATGCTGCTGCTCGGCGGCTGCGGCGCCGATGTCGATTCCGGCACCGAGAACGCGCGCACGGCCACCGTCAAACGCTGCGGCGAGCCCGTCGAGTACACCCGTCCGCAACGGGCGGTCGCCTACGAGGGCGGCAGCGCGGACAAACTGTTCAGCCTGGGCCTGACGAAGCACGTACACGGCTACGTGATGCCCCCGGCCAACCCGCCCGTGACCGAGTCACCCTGGGCGTCGGAGTACGCGAAGGTGAAGATGCTCGGCGACGACCTGCTCAACAAGGAACTCGTCGTCGAGGCCGGGTCCGACTTCGTCGTCGCCGGCTGGAACTCCGGCTTCAGCGACGAGCGGGGCATCACCCCGGAGATCCTCGACAAGCTCGGCATCCAGAGCTTCATGCACACCGAGAGCTGCTACAACTACCCCGGACATCCCGAGCGCGCCACCCCGTTCGAAGCCCTCTACACCGACCTTGAGCGGCTGGGGCGGATATTCGGCGTCGAGAAGAGGGCGGAGGAGGTGGTGGCCGGCCTGAAGAAGCGCGTGCAGGCTGCCGCCGCCCGGGCGCCGGAGGGCGACCCGGTGCCCGTCTTCCTCTACGACTCCGGCACCGACCAGCCGTTCACCGCCGGCAGCCAGGTCCCGCCCACCGACATCATCGCCACCGCCGGCGGCCGCAACATCTTCGCCGACCTGGACGAACGCTGGACGCAGGTCGGCTGGGAGGCGGTCACCGAGGCCGAGCCCGAGGTCGTCGTCATCCTCGACTACGGTGACCAGCCCGCGGAAAAGAAGATCGACTTCCTGAAGTCCTCCCCCCACACCAGGCACCTTCCCGCCGTCAGGAAGGACAACTTCTTCGTCCTCGACTACAACGAGGGCATCAGCGGTCCGCGCAACATCGACGGCCTGGAGAAGTTCGCGCGGTATCTGCGAGAACTCCGGAACTGACACGGGCGCACGACCGCCGCGTGACGAGTGCCGGCCCACGACCGGCCGCGCGGCGGTCGTCGCCGGTTCGGCGTGCGGGAGTGGCCCTGCGCGCCGGGCAAGGTCGAGGTCAGGACGCGGCGGGGGTGCGCGGACGCGGTGGAGGCGGGCGGCCGGCGCGCGGCGCGCGGGCGCCCGCTGCGCGCGCGCTCACGCGCCTGCCGCAGCCGATGCGGGGGCGCTGCCTGCGGCGCACGTGGAGATGCCCGCCGGTCTCGCCGAGCGGCGCCTGCCGCAGGTCGCGGAGTACCGCATGAACCGCCTCCGGCCGACCGGCGGCGACCACCCCGCCGACGCCGCGTACGTCACGGCTTCGCGTGAGCCGCCGGCCCGGAGGATCCGTTCCGGCGCCCGGACCCGGCGTGGCCGCCCCCGCCGTAACGCCGCACGAGAGCACGCGAGTTGGGCGCCGACCGGTCCGGACGCCACCGGGCGGGCGCTCAGCACCCTTGCGAGGGGCATTCTTTCGTGGTCCGATAATTGACGACCTTGGTGGTCAAAAGCAGTTCGACTGTCGCAACCGAATCAGCGCCGCCCCCAGCGAAGCAGAGGTTCGAATGCGGAACGAAACGCTGCAGAGCCTCGTCCTCGGCGACGTACTCCGAGAGCGGGCCGCAACCCATCGAACAGAGACCTTCCTCAAATTCCGCGAGGGCGAGGTCACCTACGGCGAGGTCGACTCGATGGCCGACCGCGTGGCCCAGGGGCTGGCCACCGCGGGCATCGACCGCGGCGACCACGTCGGGGTGATGCTCCCCAACTGCGCCGACTTTATCCACATCATCTTCGCGCTGGCGCGCCTGGGCGCCGTCGCCGTGCCGATCAACATCGGCTACCGCGGCGAGCTGCTCCGGCACGTCCTGCACACCTCCGACGCCTCGGCGCTGATCATCGACGCGCCGTATGCCGAAAGGCTGCCGGCGGTGGTCGCCCACCTGCCGGATCTGGCCCGCCTCGTCGTCCGTACCGAGGGCGCCTCCGACGTCCCGCTCCACCGCCTCGGCAAGCCCGCCGTGACGCTGTCCAGTCTCCTGTCCAACGGCGCGGAGGCCCCGCGCGTGGCCGTCGGCTTCGGCGATCTCCAGGCGATCATGTACACCTCGGGCACCACGGGCCCCTCCAAGGGCGCGATGGTCCCGCACGCCCTGGCGTTGACGTGCGCGCTGGACTCGCTCGACTTCCTGGACCGGTGGGGCAAGACCACCTACTGCCCGCTGCCGCTGTTCCACGCCGCCGGGCTCTGGGACGGCGTGATGTCGGCGCTCCTCGCCGGCGGGGCCATCGCCATCGTCGAGCGCTTCAGCGCCTCGCGGTTCTGGGACGACGTGCGCAGGTTCGACGCCCAGGTCGCGATGAGCGTCTTCTCGATGATCCCCATCCTCCTCAACCAGCCGCGCACCGAGAGCGACAAGGACCACCCGCTGCAGACCTTCTACATGGGCAAGTCGAGCCTCGACGAGCCGCTCCTGGAACGTTTCGGCGTCCGCTCCGTGGAGACCTACACCAGCACGGAGGTCGGGATCGCCACCGCCAGCCCGTACGGCGAGTGGCGGCTCGGGTCGTGCGGGCAGGCCCACGAGGAGCGGTTCGAGGTGGCGGTGGTCGACGAGTGGGACCGCGAGGTCGGGGCGGACGAGCCGGGCGAGCTGGTCGTCCGGCCCCGGCAGCCGTTCGTGATCACGACGGGGTACTACGGCGCCCCCGGGGCCACGGCCGACTGCTTCCGCAACATGTGGTTCCACACCGGCGACCGCGTGTGGCGCGACGCTGACGGCTACTTCTACTTCCTCGACCGGATGAAGGACGCCATCCGGCGCCGCGGCGAGAACATCTCGGCCTTCGACCTGGAGTGCGAGGTCAACCTGCACCCGGCGATCCTGGAGTCGGCCGCCATCGGCGTGCCCTCCGACCTGGGCGACGAGGACGTCAAGCTCGCCGTCGTGCTGCGGCCGGGAGCGGAGCTGGAGCCCGCCGAGCTGGTCGCGTTCTGCGCGGAGCGGCTGCCCCGTGCGATGGTCCCGCGGTACGTCGAGTTCATCGACGCCCTGCCGCGCACGCCGACCGACAAGGTCGCCAAGTACCGGCTGCGGGCCGAGGGCGACCACGGCCTCACGCCCGCCACCTGGGACCGGGAGGATCCGTCGTGAACTGGGCGGACACCGAGGAGCAGGCGGCCTTCCGGGAAGAGGTGCGCGCCTTCGTGCGCGACCGCTTCCCACCGTCCTACGCCCCCGACCCCGAGGCCGAGCAGAGCCTCGAACCCGAGGACGTCTGGGGCTACAACTGGCCGGTCGACCGCCTCTCGGACGACCCGGCGCGCCGCGACGGGGCCCGCGCGTGGGCGGCGGCCCTCGCCGAGCGCGGCTGGATAGCGCCGCACTGGCCTGCCGAGTACGGCGGGGCGGGGCTGTCGGCCCTGGAGGAGTTCATTCTCCAGGAGGAGATGATGCGGGCCCGCGTTCCCACCGTGAACGGGATCGGCGCCTTCCTCCTCGGCCCGACGCTGCTGGAGCACGGCACCCCCGAGCAGCGCGCCCGGCACCTGCCGCCGATCGCCCGGGGCGAGGTCACCTGGGCGCAGGGCTTCTCGGAACCGGGCTCCGGGTCGGACCTCGCCTCGCTGCGCACCCGCGCGGTCCGCGAAGGCGACCAGGCGACCGGCACGTACACGGTCAACGGACAGAAGGTGTGGACCTCGCTCGGGCAGTACGCCGAGTGGCTGTTCGTGCTCGTCCGCACCGATCCGCAGGCGGCGCCGCCGCACCGCGGCATCACCTTCCTGCTCGTGGACGCGACCTCTCCCGGCGTGACCATCCGCCCGATCACCGACATCCGGGGGGCGGCCCCGTTCTGCGAGATCTTCTTCGAGGACGTACGGGTGCCGGCGGCCAACCGGGTCGGTGAGGAGAACCGCGGCTGGTACGTCGCGATGACGGCGCTCAGCTTCGAGCGGGCCGGCATCGGCGCCACGATCAAGTACGAGCAGGCGCTCTCCGAACTCGTCCGCTACCTCCGCTCGGAGGAGGGGCGCGGCTTCCTCCGGGACGACACCAGGGCCGCGCTCCGCCAGGAGATCGCCCGCCGGCACACCGAGATCCGGGTGCTGTACAACCTCGCCCGGTACACGGTGTCCAGGCGGGCCGCCGGCGGGGTGCCCGGCTACGAGGCGTCGGTCAACCAGCTCTTCGGCGCCGAGCTGCACCAGCGCCTGGCCCGTACGGGCGCCTCGGCCTTCGGCCGGTCCGCCCAGCTCTGGCAGCGCCGCGACGCCCCGCTCGGCGCGGTCTTCACCCACATGTCGCGCGACTCCGTGGCCACCACCTTCCTCGGCGGTGCGGCGGAGATCCAGCGTGATGTCATCGCCACCCGGGGCCTGAAACTGCCTCGCAGCCGCTAACGACCGAGGAGGAATCCTCTCCATGTACGAGACCCTCGACCTGAAGATCGAGGAGCGGGTGGCCTGGCTCACCCTGAACCGGCCCGAGAAGCTCAACGCGCTCACCCCGACGACGATGCGCGAACTCCGCCGGTTCTTCACCGAGGTGGACGACGACGAGGACGTCTGCGTGGTGGTGCTGCGGGGGGCCGGGGAGCGCGCCTTCTGTGCGGGGATGGACCTCGGCTGGTCGGAGCAGCTCACCAGGCAGGAGCGGGTGGAGCAGGGCCGACTCGGCGAGAAGACGTTCGCGATGATGGAGCGCCTGTCCGTCCCGGTCGTCGCGGCCGTGCACGGCTACGCCGTCGGCGGCGGGCTGGAGCTGGCGCTGGCCGCCGACTTCATCGTCGCCTCGGACAACGCGAAGATGGGCCTCGTCGAGATCACGCTGTCCGCCCGCCCGCCCTACCGGCCGAAGATGACCGAGGACGGCGACCCCGACCAGCCGGAGTTCGGCGGGTCCGCGCCCGGCTGGGGCGGCGTCAAGCGGCTCCCGCGCCGGGTCGGCAAGGCCATGGCCAAGGAACTGCTCTTCACCGGCGTCCGGCTCGACGCCGCGCGGGCACAGCGGATCGGCCTGGTCAACGACGTGTACCCGGCCGACGAATTCGACAAGCGGGTCGGCGAACTGGCCGAGCGGATCGCGGCGATGAACCGGTACAACCTGCGCCTGGTGAAGGAACTGGTCACCCACGAGTACGACTGGATCGAGCCGCACCCGAGCTGAGCCGGGCTGAACGGAAGCGAACGAGGAGGATCTGTGCGGATTTACCGGATCGACCACATCGGCCAGGTCGCGCCGGAACTGGAGCCGCAGGTGGCGCTCCTGGAGGGCTTGTTCGGGTTCCGGCGCACACGGAGCTGGGACAACCCCGCCGAGGGCTGCCGCGGCGTACGGCTGGC
Proteins encoded:
- a CDS encoding iron ABC transporter permease, encoding MAVACAVLLGALLVSVVVAIGLGPATVTPGETGRYLWAALVGGRVEAEEVTTYQIVWQIRTPRVLLAALVGAGLAAMGVAVQALVRNALADPFILGVSSGASVGAVAVSVTGGLAALGIYAVSAGAFLGALAASVLVYAAAVGRGGALAPLRLVLTGVAMALGFQAVMSVIVYFAPDSEATATVLYWTMGSFGAATWGALPVVAAAVLLGVLVLYRSGRTLDVLALGDESAASLGVSPDRCRRVLLVLVALVTGVMVAVSGAIAFVGLVMPHVVRMVVGASHARVLAVAPLAGAVFMVWADLVARTLVAPRELPLGVITALVGVPVFIVLMRRKGYVFGGS
- a CDS encoding ABC transporter ATP-binding protein, which encodes MELKLDGLSVVTDGRSLVHELSLTARDGEVVGLVGPNGSGKSTALKCVYRALRPTSGVVRVGGDDLTKLAMRRGARLVAATTQDGAVELDFTVAEVVALGRTPHLRGNQPLSRRERELCDRAMTRFDVRHLSGRSVLTLSGGERQRVLLARALVQEPKVLVLDEPTNHLDVRHQVELLSYLKGSGLTVLVVLHDLNLAALACDRLGVLSEGRLVAAGPPADVLTAELAAAVFGISADVVPHPRTGAPQLLHSLDLPVVKGGVPSCP
- a CDS encoding ABC transporter substrate-binding protein, translating into MSVTLPRTSRTVLGPALAGMLLLGGCGADVDSGTENARTATVKRCGEPVEYTRPQRAVAYEGGSADKLFSLGLTKHVHGYVMPPANPPVTESPWASEYAKVKMLGDDLLNKELVVEAGSDFVVAGWNSGFSDERGITPEILDKLGIQSFMHTESCYNYPGHPERATPFEALYTDLERLGRIFGVEKRAEEVVAGLKKRVQAAAARAPEGDPVPVFLYDSGTDQPFTAGSQVPPTDIIATAGGRNIFADLDERWTQVGWEAVTEAEPEVVVILDYGDQPAEKKIDFLKSSPHTRHLPAVRKDNFFVLDYNEGISGPRNIDGLEKFARYLRELRN
- a CDS encoding AMP-binding protein: MRNETLQSLVLGDVLRERAATHRTETFLKFREGEVTYGEVDSMADRVAQGLATAGIDRGDHVGVMLPNCADFIHIIFALARLGAVAVPINIGYRGELLRHVLHTSDASALIIDAPYAERLPAVVAHLPDLARLVVRTEGASDVPLHRLGKPAVTLSSLLSNGAEAPRVAVGFGDLQAIMYTSGTTGPSKGAMVPHALALTCALDSLDFLDRWGKTTYCPLPLFHAAGLWDGVMSALLAGGAIAIVERFSASRFWDDVRRFDAQVAMSVFSMIPILLNQPRTESDKDHPLQTFYMGKSSLDEPLLERFGVRSVETYTSTEVGIATASPYGEWRLGSCGQAHEERFEVAVVDEWDREVGADEPGELVVRPRQPFVITTGYYGAPGATADCFRNMWFHTGDRVWRDADGYFYFLDRMKDAIRRRGENISAFDLECEVNLHPAILESAAIGVPSDLGDEDVKLAVVLRPGAELEPAELVAFCAERLPRAMVPRYVEFIDALPRTPTDKVAKYRLRAEGDHGLTPATWDREDPS
- a CDS encoding acyl-CoA dehydrogenase family protein; translation: MNWADTEEQAAFREEVRAFVRDRFPPSYAPDPEAEQSLEPEDVWGYNWPVDRLSDDPARRDGARAWAAALAERGWIAPHWPAEYGGAGLSALEEFILQEEMMRARVPTVNGIGAFLLGPTLLEHGTPEQRARHLPPIARGEVTWAQGFSEPGSGSDLASLRTRAVREGDQATGTYTVNGQKVWTSLGQYAEWLFVLVRTDPQAAPPHRGITFLLVDATSPGVTIRPITDIRGAAPFCEIFFEDVRVPAANRVGEENRGWYVAMTALSFERAGIGATIKYEQALSELVRYLRSEEGRGFLRDDTRAALRQEIARRHTEIRVLYNLARYTVSRRAAGGVPGYEASVNQLFGAELHQRLARTGASAFGRSAQLWQRRDAPLGAVFTHMSRDSVATTFLGGAAEIQRDVIATRGLKLPRSR
- a CDS encoding enoyl-CoA hydratase/isomerase family protein, which gives rise to MYETLDLKIEERVAWLTLNRPEKLNALTPTTMRELRRFFTEVDDDEDVCVVVLRGAGERAFCAGMDLGWSEQLTRQERVEQGRLGEKTFAMMERLSVPVVAAVHGYAVGGGLELALAADFIVASDNAKMGLVEITLSARPPYRPKMTEDGDPDQPEFGGSAPGWGGVKRLPRRVGKAMAKELLFTGVRLDAARAQRIGLVNDVYPADEFDKRVGELAERIAAMNRYNLRLVKELVTHEYDWIEPHPS